The Acinonyx jubatus isolate Ajub_Pintada_27869175 chromosome E3, VMU_Ajub_asm_v1.0, whole genome shotgun sequence genome has a window encoding:
- the ZNF668 gene encoding zinc finger protein 668 produces the protein MEVESTEARSSSTLGYKRSGRRYKCLSCTKTFPNAPRAARHAATHGPVDYTEEVAETKLKPETEPKAEDASGDKVSSASAKPRPYACPLCPKAYKTAPELRSHGRSHTGEKPFPCPECGRRFMQPVCLRVHLASHAGELPFRCAHCPKAYGALSKLKIHQRGHTGERPYACSDCGKSFADPSVFRKHRRTHAGLRPYGCERCGKAYAELKDLRNHERSHTGERPFLCSECGKSFSRSSSLTCHQRIHAAQKPYRCPACGKGFTQLSSYQSHERTHSGEKPFLCPRCGRMFSDPSSFRRHQRAHEGVKPYRCEKCGKDFRQPADLAMHRRVHTGDRPFKCLQCDKTFVASWDLKRHALVHSGQRPFRCEECGRAFAERASLTKHSRVHSGERPFHCNACGKSFVVSSSLRKHERTHRSSEAAGAPPQQELVVGLALPVSVAGEGSTAPAAGAGLGDPPAGLLGLPPESGGVMATQWQVVGMTVEHVECQDAGVGEAPGPLAGAGEVGGEEVDEKPPQFVCRECKETFSTLTLLRRHERSHPELRPFPCTQCGKSFSDRAGLRKHSRTHSSVRPYTCPHCPKAFLSASDLRKHERTHPVPIGTPTPLEPLVALLGMPEEGPA, from the exons ATGGAGGTGGAGTCTACAGAGGCCCGGTCATCCTCCACCCTCGGCTACAAGCGATCCGGCCGTCGCTACAAGTGCCTGTCCTGTACTAAGACATTTCCAAATGCGCCCAGGGCAGCGCGTCATGCTGCCACCCATGGTCCTGTAGACTACACAGAGGAGGTGGCGGAAACGAAGCTGAAGCcggagacagaacccaaagcagaggATGCCAGTGGGGACAAGGTGTCAAGTGCATCGGCAAAGCCTCGGCCTTATGCATGCCCGCTGTGCCCCAAGGCCTATAAAACGGCACCTGAGCTGCGCAGTCACGGTCGCAGCCACACTGGTGAAAAGCCCTTCCCTTGCCCCGAGTGTGGCCGCCGCTTTATGCAGCCAGTGTGCCTGCGTGTGCACCTGGCCTCACATGCTGGCGAGCTGCCCTTCCGCTGTGCTCACTGCCCCAAGGCCTATGGCGCGCTCTCCAAGCTCAAGATTCACCAGCGTGGTCACACGGGCGAGCGGCCCTATGCTTGCTCCGATTGCGGCAAGAGCTTCGCCGACCCTTCCGTGTTCCGCAAGCACCGGCGCACCCACGCGGGCCTACGGCCCTACGGCTGCGAGCGCTGCGGCAAGGCCTACGCTGAGCTCAAGGACCTACGCAACCATGAGCG GTCCCACACCGGTGAGCGCCCCTTCCTCTGCTCGGAGTGTGGGAAGAGCTTCTCCCGCTCGTCCTCTCTCACGTGCCACCAGCGGATCCATGCGGCACAGAAGCCCTATCGCTGCCCAGCCTGTGGCAAGGGCTTCACGCAGCTCAGCTCCTACCAGAGCCATGAGCGCACTCACTCGGGCGAGAAGCCCTTCCTGTGCCCGCGTTGTGGCCGCATGTTCTCCGACCCCTCAAGCTTCCGGCGCCACCAGCGGGCCCACGAGGGGGTTAAGCCTTATCGCTGCGAGAAGTGCGGCAAAGACTTTCGGCAGCCCGCAGACCTGGCCATGCACAGGCGGGTGCACACAGGCGACCGGCCGTTCAAGTGCCTGCAGTGTGACAAGACGTTCGTGGCGTCTTGGGACCTCAAGCGCCATGCGTTGGTCCACTCAGGCCAACGGCCTTTTCGCTGTGAGGAGTGTGGGCGAGCCTTCGCCGAGCGAGCCAGCCTTACTAAGCACAGCCGGGTGCACTCAGGTGAGCGCCCCTTCCACTGTAACGCCTGTGGAAAATCCTTCGTGGTATCGTCCAGCCTGAGGAAGCATGAGCGGACCCATCGGAGTAGTGAGGCCGCAGGGGCTCCCCCTCAACAGGAGCTGGTAGTAGGGCTGGCACTGCCTGTCAGTGTGGCAGGCGAGGGCTCAACGGCCCCGGCAGCAGGTGCAGGGCTAGGGGACCCTCCAGCAGGGCTGCTAGGGCTGCCCCCCGAATCAGGTGGTGTGATGGCCACCCAGTGGCAAGTGGTAGGCATGACGGTGGAACATGTGGAGTGCCAAGATGCTGGGGTTGGGGAGGCTCCTGGTCCCTTGGCAGGGGCGGGTgaggtgggaggtgaggaagtTGACGAGAAGCCACCGCAGTTTGTGTGCCGGGAGTGTAAGGAGACGTTCTCCACGCTGACGCTGCTGCGACGGCATGAGCGCTCACACCCTGAGCTCCGGCCCTTTCCCTGCACCCAGTGTGGCAAGAGCTTCTCTGACCGGGCTGGGCTGCGCAAACACAGCCGCACCCACAGCTCTGTGCGCCCCTAcacctgcccccactgccccaaGGCCTTCTTGAGTGCGAGCGACCTGCGCAAGCATGAGCGTACCCACCCCGTTCCCATCGGGACCCCCACGCCCCTCGAGCCCCTTGTGGCTTTGCTAGGAATGCCTGAAGAGGGACCAGCGTGA